In the genome of Cyclopterus lumpus isolate fCycLum1 chromosome 19, fCycLum1.pri, whole genome shotgun sequence, the window gacattttgtttttttcacgtacatacacatttctttgtcttGTCCTCTGGTTGCTGTTCGGCTGGCAGAAGGATGCATTGTTCTTGAATTGTACCTGTAGAGAGGAGCAGACTGTTTGTAATCCAAATCCAGTAGATTGAATTAGTGGGGTTGGAGGAAAATACACATTACTGTTTCACAATAATGACATATGCTTATGTTGATTAGACTGCGTTCTGGGGGATTATATCACCAAAATGAGATGCAGCAATTGCAGAGGAGAAAAGAATCCCTCTGTCGGTCAGATGGGGGCACCAAAACATTACAATTGCAACCATTCAACAGTCACTATtttctcaaaaataataaatccaaCTATTTCATATCtgttaatatgtgtgttttattgttatataAACTGTTGAATAGCAATGCTTCCAGAAATGTAAACATCTACCATGCTGAAATGTCATTGAGCAAAGACACCCCAAACCTCTCGCTGATCCCTGAACTTTAACCTGTGTGAAGAGCTGCTTACTTAAAAATGTGTCTACATGAGTGCAGGACATTGTTTTTGAATGCATCCTCAATATTAAGACCATTTGGTAGCTGCTATGAAGCCCGATAATGCGGGGTATTTTGTACGCTTGCGTGAAACGTCAGCGCTGTGTATgcggctggaggaggaggaggaggatgggacactgctgatgctgatgcGAGAGCTTTCGCTGTCTGTAATCAACATTAGGAGGACTAACTGACAAACGATGGAGCTTTTTGGTCTCATTTCATCCCCCTTTAGTTTCCCCGCTGGCCTCGACGAGGGACGCCGTGACTGATGTGTCTTTGGTACGGGGATAACAGAGGCATTTGAAGAGGAGCGGACGGTTTTCGGCTCGTCACTCGTCTGGCCTGTCTAGTGGCACACAGGTGGATTTCCGCCGctgggaagagaagaaaaaaaacggccATCGAAATGAAGACATAATCTCGGACTATCGCGGAGGAGACCGTTTCCGTGATGACACGTCAAACTGCGGAACACCGCGGCTCCTCCTTTGGTCGCATTTAGCCGGACAGGATCGCGCGTTAGCTAGCTAATAGGCTAATTTCGGCGAGCTAAGTCAGTTAGCAGCTCCTCTGGCTCAGAGGAAGTGAGATGCTCGGGGGGAGGAGTTAACGTCGGCTGCTACCATGAAGTCACCGTCGGTGTTGTGATGAGAGCTGTAACGTCGTATAGCTCGAGGTTTTATTGAGGCGTGAGGGTCTGGCAACGTCGTTTTCCTCGCTGCTTTTCGGCTCTTCGGTAAATTATCCTGCGATGGATACTATTGGATAAtctggtagagagagagagagagagagagagagagagagagagagagagagagagagagagagagagagagagagagagagagagagagagagagagagagagagagagagagctcatgTTGACAACACACCGGGCGTTTTAACGAGCTCGTTTGCGTTTCGTTAAATTGGCTCACCAGAAGTGATGCACGCGGTCGCCTTTGTCGGTTTATTGCTGAGACTTTGTTGCGGTGACTTGTCAGCTCTCGGGCCGAAGTGAAGCATGCTGAAGCAACAACCAGACGTGGGTCTGCCATGACGGACCAGAGGCGCATAGTAGGTCAAGACATTAGAATGAACTTTGAGTTCAGGTCACATTGTTGCCAAGATGTCAGCTACTGaagttaaaacaacaaacactgtTTGTTAATCCGTTGCCCGACTGATATTGTTTCTAAACCCACCTAACGTTACCTTCTTAAAACTAATGTGATCCCTTCAACGTtatactattatttattttaaatgtcagaggTAACGTTAGACGATGATTGTAGGAATCCCCACACATTCATTACGATATTTCATTGGAGGTGTGCAATGCCGTTTAAGAACATGGCATTGAAGTTGAAGAAGTGGATCTCGACGACAGCAGTGAGATAATACACCAGCTTTGTGAAGTTTGTGAAGTGGAACAGCCGACACGCATATAAATGGAACAGACAGTCCTGTCGGGCCCTTTGGGGCACACACAGTGGGAGTCAGAACATGCGTTTCCTCTCGCATTTCACCCACTGGATTCAGACAATAGAGACGAGCTTTGTCAAAACAAAGGTGGCCAGACAGGTTTGGATTTCAGAAACGACGACCAGGATCAGACATTACAACAAAGTGATAAAGAAAACATTCACCCGGACAAACCAGTAGAGTTGGACAACCTAATAAATATCTCTGGTTTGCAGTTTGAAGGAGATCAGTTCAATGATTCCAAAGCTCCTCTTCATGCTACTTCTCATATTGAGTCCTTCACAGAAAAGCGACCTGATGAATTGAGTGACTGCACTTTGTCATGGCTATTTTCTCCCAAACTCACTGCTGTGGTTGGAAAAAGCTCTGCCCATGAGGAACTGAGTCTGACGCAGGAGGGCCCTCTGGAGACCTCACGTGCCCTCAGTAGTCAGGCTGAGTTAATAAGTCTCAGTCTACCGGTCTCTCCATCGAAGATTTCAGACAGGCATTCCGATACCAACACGGGGGATCCATTTTTGTTGGTAGACCTCCTCTCAAATGGACTCTCTTGTCTCCCCCCGGACTCCTCAGGTGAGTTGAACCCACAGGGTGTCAGTGAGGAGCTGGTAGACCTGtcacaagaggaggagggggagggcgCAGGCAGGGAGACTTTGTCACTTGAAACCAGAGACAAAGGTTTATTCCATGATCAAGTGACTGATCTGCCTCTAACTTGGAGCTCTACCCTGCAAGGTTTACCTGAGAACTGCCTCCCACCAAACAAAGTCCACAAACCACCGGAGCGTTTCAAAGGATCTGTGCCTTTGTTGGATTTAGAGGTTCCAGATTGTGACAGCAGTCTGAGTCTGCGTCCTGCCAGTCCTCCCGCATTTATCTGTGCAGATACTGCAACTAGATCTGTGCCGTTAGATTCATCAACAGAGGAGTCGGGGGTGGAACATGCAGGAGCTACTGTAAATAGAAGTGTGAGTTCGGAGCAACAAGGTGAGGATGACTCATTTGCTCTGCGTTTGTCAGCTGAACCTTCATCAGCTGAACCTTCATCACTGACGGTGCCTCTGGCTGAAGATGTCTTCATCCAGGAGGGTGATTTCCCCACTGAGACTTGCTTTGTGGCAAATGAGTCCACAGATTTGATGGAGGACAATATTTGTTCTGAAGCCAAAAATCAAGGGAATCTGACAATGGCGTTGGATCTGTGCTTGACTGCGTACGAGGTCCATGACGAGGAAACTTGGGACGTGAAACCCCGGACGGGTGTCCAGAATGGACGTGTTCCCGACCCAGCAGCCgaacagagggaagaggagaggttGACAGACAGCAACCAACTCGGAGGAACAGATTGCCATCAAGTGGCTTCTTTTGATTTCTCAGTTCAGGATTTACACACGTCTCCTGAGGCTGGATGGACTAGTGAGCAAACTGTGGAGACCATTTCTCTCTCTAAGATGGTGGTAGATGACTCACTGCCAATGGTCCCAGCTGTGAATACGAGGGAGGAAGATGTCTCCCCACTAAAAGCTGTGTTCGATGCTTTagaccaagatggagatggctTTGTCCGTATTGAGGAGTTTATGGAGTTTGCTGCCGCCTATGGGGCCGATCAGGTGAGATGCCTTAATTTTCTGTTGATGTCCTTGTTTTGAGCTAGCTGCTACTGGGTAATGCATGCTGAGTGACGCTCTGTGTAAAACCCTACAAAGCTCCATACACATAAATGATTTATAATAGATTTTTCTGCTGAACCCCAGATAGCTTCTTGCAAAAAGCCTGCTTAATTCAATGAAGTGAAATCCATCTGGGCGATGTCCCTTTGCTATCAGCTTTTCAAGTTGTTTAGGATCTTAATCTATTTGcaagtcactttttttttttgtacagtatGTTGTTACGAAagagtttaaatgttttaatgagctCCATCGATATTATGTTGCAGAGAGTAACAGACAACAAAGCAGCTCCTAACATTCAATGTTATCCATTTGGCTAATGCTCCTGCATATTATTAAAGTCATGCATGGATTAGTTGGTCAGCGGGTTTTCATCCAGATAAGACTGTCAAGCATATTGGCTGTAATGAATTCTCTCTGGCCACACTCCTCCAtgtgtcaaaagaaaaacactcatTGTCTCATTTGCATATCCTGCAGTTTGGGGATACTCTCTGGAGAAATCACTCCAGCCATGACCCTCCCCCATGTGTCGCTCAGGGCCCTTTCGTGAAATAGTTTCACCGTTACTTGAAACGCTAACAACTCCTCAAATTcaaatgtaatacattattaGATGTTACGAAATGACTTGAATTGATTACATTATAATTGATAGTCTTACTTAGTTAATCAGCATTTCTTTGTATCAGCAGCAAAAGGGAAGAGAGGCTGTTTGCTTCATTAAAATGGGTCATTATTTAATCTATGCAAAGTTATTAACTAAACTGTTTTACTCAGAGTAAAAATGGCGTCAGTTTCTTTTCCTGTCAGACGGGCTCGTCTGTATGCCTGTTTACTAGAATCAGATTGAGCTTCAGCAAGTGATCACACCATTTGCAAACAGCCAAAGACAAACAATGATGTCACCTAACCAAAAGTAAACCGAACTGTCAAGTATGCCCTGATGAACATGTATGAAATATCTTTATAAACTCATTTATTGATCTCTATTTCTTCATGACACAAGAACACTAATCTAGTGCCACTTGCAGTATTGATAATCCATTGGAAAATgtgtccctttttgtttttatacattGATTTCTAGACACAGGGCTCATTCAggcaacatatttatttaaagaatacaTTAACCAGCTTCATTTAAACTCTTTTTAATGTACTTTGAACAAGGCCTTTGGGTGAGGATGTTTAGTTGTTggtactccacacacacagagtgggaCGCTGGCTCACTAATGCTTTTTAATCCCTTCTCTCCCAGTTCAAAGCGCCTCTGGTGCCCCTGACCCGTCCTGTGTCTAGCCGTAGGTATCTGTGGCTCCCCAGGCAGGGAATTGTGAAGGATTAggagtaaaatgtattttcctgAGTCAGAGGGAGTCCATGGTTTGGGTGCCGTCCACCGACTGCCCATGTCCTGGTTTTAGGGATAGAGGAGCATAGCTTTTGTCATGTTAGTTTAATATACATCATTTCCACTTGTTGTTTTGCTTGGCAGTGCTAAAGGTGAGACATTTACATGACACTGGGAGTTGATTTTATTTCATGGGTGTGATCTATCTTACTGTTACTCCATACGGTTGGGTTTCTCCTGCTAAACCTCCCAACTATACAGATTCCAGCACTTTCCTTTGGATCTTTGTTTTTTCAAGGTTCTTCCGCGGACTGCTAACCAGATTGTGCAGATTGATTACCTGtgtggctttttatttttcttgctaTCGAATATCTGGTTTGCAAGAGATATGTTGTGCTCTTGCAGGAATCTCCTCACAGATTTCCCTTCTTTCGTGatcagagagagacggaggctTTGGCATGTTTGCTTGTCTCATTTACAATAAGTAAGCATGCAGGAGACAGACTTATCTTCAGAATTTGTGGAATGTTATATAATGCATGTAACCTTTCCGTGGATTTGGCATTCATTATCTGAACTCCAGGACCAGTGGGAAAGTCAGGTCTGATCCAACAAGGCCGACATGCAGCCAAAGTCAGATTACTGATTGTTTCTTTGCTTAGGTAGCAAATGGTTCACTCTTCTCGTCTCAGTTTGCAATACATGTGTGCTTCTCATATTTGAATAAGCTTTTCCCTGATATATCCTTGTAGTTCAGTCCTCTGGAGGTAAAAGTGGTTTGAATAACTTCCCCGCCTGCAGATTAGAGAAATATACTGTGGACCTTGGtggtaaaataagtattttagcAGTGTGGTTGAGAAAACCACAAGGAAATAGGTTATACTAGTTCATAAGAACACCCATaaataacactttaaaacaataaGAATAGTAAAGTGCCAGTGGGGATGTAAATGTTAATGGTTACACTCAGGGTGTTACAGGGAGTTCTTTCTAGCACAAACCGGTCTAAAAGAGGCATTCTTCAgaaatattttgcatttatatttacattgtcaTAGTTTAGTTGAGGGCTAGGAGCAGGCCTTGCATGTGTATTATTGTGCACCACTTTCCAAATATGCTCGCAGCCTGTCAGACACAGCAGGAAGGTTCATGAggtatttgcatgtgtgtttggcTGGTGCTTGTATGCTAAGCATGCAAATGTTTTCTCCAGAATTACTATGGTAGTGACCAAGTGCATAATACACACACGTGCGTCATTGTGGTTTGATTTAAAGCCGGTAGATGTCAAGTCAGTGTCATGAAACCATCTGATTTGCTGTAGTTTTAGTGTCAGGAAAGAAAGACATTGTCCTCAAACGGGAAATGTCCCGCAGGCATGTGCCAAATCTTCGAATTCTCTCATTGAAAAGATCATTCTGACCATCGCACATTGGTTTCGCTCACTGGTTTTGACCCTAATTCGGCACAAAAGCCATATTGAACTGCATTGTGGTCGTGTCTCTCTTGTCAGTCTACACTCCCAACCAGCCTCCCTCCCCATCACCCGCTGCTTTTATGTACTGCCCCTCTAATCCACAATGGAATGTCCCATGGCCTGAAACGTCCCCTCTCTTGAGTTCacttttgtgtgtatgtgtgtttaatgttttatatcCTAAGAtcattctgcttttttttttttttagcatctACTGCCAACCCACTAGGCTTATGATCATGGTTATCAGAGTTTTGTTTCAGAACTATCGTGAAATCCCCTCCAGGAAAAACTCTCACCAAAGGGTATTCTTCTCCACGCGGTTATGCACAACAGCAGTCTGTGTGGAGGCAGTCAGGCGTGCCGCGGCACTGATTAGACACAAATAGAGGAAACTGAAAAACCGCAGAGTGCCTTCACAGCCCCGCTAAGCACCAGAGTTGACATAGTTGCCTTTGAGTTTAGTTTGTATCTGCCTTCACACTCTCAGGGCTGTGCTTGTTAGCTGTAACAATGCACATTATTCCATAATACATTATCTATATAACACGGTGTAGTGcattttttcaaaacaacaaaagtcaAAGTGACAAACAAATATGAGGTATTTAAATTGAGACTGATCCACAAAGTAcaaatacaattgttttaaGAAGTACATTTTTAGCTTGCCAAAACTTCATGCCAGTAAACTCTGTAATCATATAGCATGTTGCGAGAAGCATACAAGAAAATCATAGAGGCAGTCAGACAAATATACATAGTAACAACAATCAAGAGACAATGGATTGATAATATagtgcaacaacaacattcaaTTCATTTAAGGAaaaatgggagggggggggtgggtagTTAAACAGCTGTGGTGAGGCTTCTTCAGGGTCTCGGGGCCAAAATACAACCGGATTGAATTCACACTCACCTCTAGTTTTGAGGTTAGACCTAGGAATAGAAAAACAGGCTCTGCTCGCAAGGCCTGAGGGGCCTGGCACTGCTGAACAGGCTTAACAAGTCTGATGTAGGCCATGGATTGCTTCCACATCGTAGATGCCTCTTACAGTGGTTCATCCAGCATGTTAAATCCTATGTTACTATAGTATACTGGCCTACTTACTGCACACgcaataactaataataattcactGGTTCAAGTA includes:
- the rab11fip3 gene encoding rab11 family-interacting protein 3, producing MEQTVLSGPLGHTQWESEHAFPLAFHPLDSDNRDELCQNKGGQTGLDFRNDDQDQTLQQSDKENIHPDKPVELDNLINISGLQFEGDQFNDSKAPLHATSHIESFTEKRPDELSDCTLSWLFSPKLTAVVGKSSAHEELSLTQEGPLETSRALSSQAELISLSLPVSPSKISDRHSDTNTGDPFLLVDLLSNGLSCLPPDSSGELNPQGVSEELVDLSQEEEGEGAGRETLSLETRDKGLFHDQVTDLPLTWSSTLQGLPENCLPPNKVHKPPERFKGSVPLLDLEVPDCDSSLSLRPASPPAFICADTATRSVPLDSSTEESGVEHAGATVNRSVSSEQQGEDDSFALRLSAEPSSAEPSSLTVPLAEDVFIQEGDFPTETCFVANESTDLMEDNICSEAKNQGNLTMALDLCLTAYEVHDEETWDVKPRTGVQNGRVPDPAAEQREEERLTDSNQLGGTDCHQVASFDFSVQDLHTSPEAGWTSEQTVETISLSKMVVDDSLPMVPAVNTREEDVSPLKAVFDALDQDGDGFVRIEEFMEFAAAYGADQVKDLTKFLDPSGLGVISFEDFHRGISAISNGGPEPQVYSVNYSPGDGAVGCPEEYDEQNEVTDSAYLGSESTYSECETFTDEDTGALVPPEMHEEVETDSGIEATLHDPEDGENRFSLNSELHNHSLVTVIGGEEEHFEDFGESNTSELLLESSVEGTEREGKSPLVQPPEQTNGSLLLSPSAGKRLSSKKVARHLLQNSSMTLDTMSDLTRDILELADNDITDKVLLLERRVAELEKESESSGEQHTRLRQENLHLVHRANALEEQLKETELQADEQLQQETRRHKEALIKLERERGLELENLQARLQQLDEENSELRSCVPCLRANIERLEEEKRKLQDETEAMSDRLQEEMESRRKMADKLSHERHQSQKEKECTQELIEDLRKQLEHLQLYKLEAEAKRGRTPGAGLQEYQTRTREAELEQEIKRLKQDNRSLKEQNDELNGQIINLSIQGAKNLMSASFSDSLAAEISNVSRVELMEAVHKQEEINYRLQDYIDKIIVAIMECNPCILEVK